In Candidatus Poribacteria bacterium, one DNA window encodes the following:
- a CDS encoding Gfo/Idh/MocA family oxidoreductase: MAKVKEVKVGIVGCGGIAGGKHLPGHKGVKGVSIIAACDIDESRAKAFAKQHDIPHVFSDYEELAAMDELDAVSVCTPNNFHAGPTIAALNAGKHVICEKPIAANAIDGQAMVDAQKASGKVLQIGLQSRFRAEARTLRKLYDEGFFGDVYYARAMAMRRRGVPASPSFLSKAIAGGGPLIDIGVHILDVLLWMIGCPKPVEAFGMAVTKFGHKKDVINPWGKWNPEDFEVEDFAMGTIRFESGLTVTLETAWASHIENIGGTFFMGDLAGATYEPLQIYLDKKDEMVNYTPKLLTGLLSEFESFHKAVREDLPSPVPAEEVLNIAKIFDALYESARIGRSVPIA, translated from the coding sequence ATGGCTAAAGTTAAAGAAGTTAAGGTAGGTATTGTTGGGTGTGGTGGTATTGCTGGCGGTAAACACCTTCCCGGCCATAAAGGTGTCAAGGGTGTTTCAATTATCGCTGCGTGCGACATTGACGAATCCCGCGCGAAAGCGTTCGCGAAACAGCACGACATTCCGCACGTTTTCAGCGATTACGAGGAATTGGCTGCGATGGATGAACTTGATGCTGTGAGTGTTTGCACGCCGAATAATTTCCACGCCGGACCGACTATTGCCGCCTTGAACGCTGGTAAGCACGTTATCTGCGAAAAGCCGATTGCTGCGAACGCGATTGACGGACAAGCGATGGTCGATGCCCAGAAAGCGAGTGGTAAGGTTCTACAGATCGGTTTACAATCTCGGTTCCGTGCTGAAGCGCGTACATTGCGGAAACTCTATGACGAAGGATTTTTTGGTGATGTGTATTATGCCCGTGCAATGGCGATGCGGCGGCGTGGTGTCCCGGCTTCGCCATCGTTTCTGAGCAAAGCCATCGCAGGTGGAGGACCACTGATTGACATCGGTGTGCATATCTTAGATGTGTTGCTCTGGATGATCGGTTGCCCGAAACCGGTTGAGGCATTCGGAATGGCGGTAACAAAGTTTGGACATAAAAAGGATGTCATCAACCCGTGGGGTAAGTGGAATCCTGAAGATTTTGAGGTCGAGGATTTCGCGATGGGTACGATCCGCTTTGAGAGTGGGTTGACGGTAACCTTGGAGACTGCGTGGGCATCGCACATTGAGAATATCGGCGGCACGTTCTTTATGGGTGATTTAGCCGGTGCCACTTATGAACCGCTTCAGATTTACCTTGATAAGAAAGATGAGATGGTGAATTACACGCCGAAACTGCTTACAGGATTACTGAGTGAATTTGAATCGTTCCATAAGGCTGTTCGGGAAGACTTACCGTCTCCGGTACCTGCGGAAGAAGTGCTGAACATAGCGAAAATCTTTGATGCGCTCTATGAATCCGCACGAATCGGCCGCTCCGTTCCTATTGCCTGA
- the queG gene encoding tRNA epoxyqueuosine(34) reductase QueG produces the protein MMLALTQQIHTHAKELGFELVGITPAAQSETIARYRQWVESGYAGKMNYLKKHLPLKVDVRQLMAEAKSVISLAMNYYTLDPPKVFADDPARGQISRYAWGDDYHDVIRQRLSELIDFIRQTAETELKTRICVDTAPIIEREYAQKAGIGWIGKNTNLIHWRSGSWYFLAEVLINVDLESDTPSLRGSCGTCTRCIEACPTDAIIEPNLLDSRLCISYLTIELKESIPKALRPKIGNLIFGCDICQEVCPWNSKAVPTDEPAFQPRDGNLTPKLLSLIGMTQHEFSRRFKGSPIKRTKRRGFLRNVLVAIGNWGEPRAVPALKDALADNEPLVRSHAAWALGKIGGDTAKQILQTRLTIETEQEVITEIQNALLETD, from the coding sequence ATGATGTTAGCACTAACGCAACAAATTCATACGCACGCAAAAGAACTCGGATTTGAACTCGTCGGGATTACACCTGCGGCACAGAGTGAAACAATTGCGCGTTATCGGCAATGGGTAGAAAGCGGTTATGCCGGGAAAATGAACTATCTCAAAAAGCATCTCCCGCTGAAGGTTGATGTCCGTCAACTTATGGCAGAAGCGAAATCTGTTATCAGCCTCGCAATGAACTATTACACGCTTGATCCGCCGAAAGTATTCGCAGATGACCCCGCACGTGGACAGATTTCCCGTTACGCTTGGGGCGACGACTATCACGATGTCATCCGTCAACGTCTTTCTGAACTTATTGATTTTATTCGGCAGACAGCTGAAACCGAACTGAAAACTCGCATTTGTGTTGATACCGCGCCCATCATCGAAAGGGAATATGCCCAAAAGGCTGGTATCGGCTGGATCGGCAAGAATACCAATCTAATCCATTGGCGTTCCGGGTCTTGGTATTTCCTCGCGGAGGTACTCATCAATGTCGACTTGGAGTCAGATACTCCTTCCCTCCGCGGGAGCTGTGGGACTTGTACACGCTGCATTGAAGCATGTCCGACGGATGCAATTATTGAGCCGAATCTCCTTGATTCTCGACTTTGCATCTCTTATCTGACAATCGAACTGAAGGAAAGTATTCCGAAAGCATTACGCCCAAAAATCGGAAACTTAATCTTTGGGTGTGATATCTGCCAAGAGGTCTGTCCATGGAATAGTAAAGCCGTGCCGACGGACGAGCCTGCGTTCCAACCGCGCGACGGAAACCTTACGCCTAAATTGCTATCGCTTATCGGTATGACACAACACGAGTTTAGTCGAAGGTTCAAGGGAAGCCCGATCAAACGTACCAAACGCCGTGGGTTCTTGCGGAATGTCCTCGTCGCTATCGGTAATTGGGGCGAACCGCGCGCCGTTCCTGCACTCAAAGATGCGTTAGCTGATAACGAGCCTTTGGTTCGGAGCCATGCCGCTTGGGCATTGGGAAAAATCGGAGGCGATACCGCCAAGCAGATACTACAGACGCGATTAACTATTGAAACCGAACAAGAAGTCATCACTGAAATTCAGAACGCGCTCTTAGAGACAGATTAA
- a CDS encoding phytanoyl-CoA dioxygenase family protein — MEFVQLTDAQREEFDENGYLIVRSAIDSEMIDRLTETGDRLMESFEYHGYYAHRRDGLVQEPAFADLATQSKAVPLILQLLGTNIHITNTALIYKHPQTPEKPDNRNWHRDVGVHLDVGHEGCPRVGLKVGYCLTDFSVPNSGATWFVRQSNKLSEPLRIPEGEVDPPTYDEPLLQAGDAFLFESRIYHAAGLNFRENISKVVIYGYHYRWVKPDYYLRYYDDILQPDETVVENLDDLGRQFLGASTDTQGRRDPNGIHWAGTEWATAHNLNLEQAPQVVTV; from the coding sequence ATGGAATTTGTTCAGTTGACTGATGCACAGCGCGAGGAATTTGATGAGAACGGTTATCTTATCGTGCGTTCTGCAATTGATAGCGAGATGATTGATCGTTTGACTGAAACAGGCGACCGCCTCATGGAATCGTTTGAATACCACGGCTATTACGCACATCGGCGGGACGGTTTGGTGCAAGAACCTGCATTTGCGGATCTTGCAACACAGTCAAAGGCAGTGCCGTTGATTCTTCAACTGCTCGGTACAAATATCCATATTACGAATACCGCGCTTATCTACAAACATCCACAGACACCAGAAAAACCTGACAACCGTAACTGGCATCGAGATGTTGGTGTACATTTAGATGTCGGGCACGAAGGGTGTCCACGCGTGGGTTTGAAGGTAGGCTATTGCTTAACAGATTTCAGTGTGCCGAACTCAGGGGCGACATGGTTTGTCCGACAGAGCAATAAATTGAGTGAACCGCTGCGTATCCCTGAAGGCGAAGTCGATCCACCTACGTATGATGAACCGCTGCTCCAAGCAGGCGATGCGTTCCTGTTTGAGAGTCGTATCTATCATGCTGCGGGGTTAAATTTCAGAGAGAACATCTCTAAAGTGGTCATCTACGGGTACCATTATCGCTGGGTTAAACCCGATTACTACCTACGATATTACGACGATATCCTGCAACCCGATGAAACGGTAGTTGAAAATCTGGATGATCTTGGTAGGCAGTTTCTCGGCGCATCCACGGATACGCAGGGCAGGCGCGACCCGAACGGCATTCATTGGGCTGGTACAGAATGGGCAACGGCACACAATTTGAATTTAGAGCAAGCCCCACAAGTTGTTACTGTTTAA
- a CDS encoding T9SS type A sorting domain-containing protein, whose product MKKIQITVLTLLLGIGLAIQSSADRVQLNTSAAVIHDNLGESVGMSGDYAMVGVPNDDTDDGRNAGSVQVFLRSETGWIQHQKLNTSDTVGGDEFGTTLAMSGDYAIVGAPRKDDFGRNSGAVYIFTRQDTEWIEQAKLVAPDARAGDYFGISVAIDGDTALVGGHRINKPSADAGSVYVFERLGNSWIQTDHLTAPDATKFAYFGFSVGIDGDTAIIGATRDDEAGLDAGAAYVFIRNGIRWTFQEKLLGNNTESEDNFGYAVDVDGDFAIVTSPKNKGQGAAYIYQREGGKWQQKRNRIRIRMIPIDPDGASSFGTSVDISGETAVIGAVGGRVGQDLVGAAYVFTRNEPPFWNQHTKLVASDSNGGDQLGYAVAISGNEVIAGAPKHSAGGLSSGAAYIYEQKEDGTWIESIKLSDGETASEDQFGISVAISGNFAISGAQQDDDVATNAGAAYVFERSGSLWLQRAKFTANDAKAGDLFGNTVAISGETVVIGAPGVDDAGPEAGAAYVFIYSGDEWVQQAKLIGDDTSMFDHFGTSVAIHENTAVIGAHGKDEASVDAGAAYIFVRNGVSWGQQAKLTHQNAVPGDQFGHAVAVYGDNALIGAHRSDATGPDSGAAYVFTRNGGAWSQDFELIPNDSGLGDEFGYAVDLTGGVAIIGAPKEDRSEPDMGAAYIFVETRRAWLQQAKLTATEAEAGDEFGAAVAIHEGTAVVGAWKDDHPAPESREQALVPLQIDKGSAYSFLRDGLTWVQKRRIVASGTNRSDLFGASVAIRGAFAIVGASGNDSAGDNAGSAFIYNPIDLGFQAADVPFPVDPASQTLTTLGHIKHTTVFQNYPNPFNPETWFPYNLAEQAEVSVKIYDIGGGLVRQLNIGLQAPGNYQSQEKAAYWDGRDKSETRVASGIYFYTFTAGDFQSTRRMVILK is encoded by the coding sequence TTGAAAAAAATACAGATAACCGTGCTAACTCTGCTCCTCGGAATCGGGTTAGCAATACAAAGCAGTGCTGACCGAGTGCAACTCAATACAAGTGCCGCTGTCATTCACGATAATCTCGGTGAGAGTGTCGGTATGAGCGGCGATTACGCAATGGTGGGCGTCCCAAATGATGATACCGACGACGGCAGAAATGCGGGTTCGGTCCAAGTCTTTCTTCGGAGTGAAACTGGATGGATCCAACATCAAAAACTGAATACCAGTGACACAGTAGGTGGCGACGAATTTGGCACAACACTCGCAATGAGCGGCGATTATGCTATCGTCGGCGCGCCAAGGAAAGACGATTTTGGAAGGAACTCTGGTGCCGTATATATCTTTACGCGGCAAGACACGGAATGGATAGAGCAGGCGAAACTGGTCGCGCCCGACGCACGCGCAGGCGACTATTTTGGGATCTCGGTCGCTATCGACGGAGACACAGCACTCGTCGGGGGCCACCGTATCAATAAACCCTCTGCGGACGCAGGCTCCGTCTACGTGTTTGAGCGGCTCGGCAATAGTTGGATTCAGACAGATCATCTCACTGCCCCAGATGCCACTAAATTCGCATATTTCGGCTTTTCTGTCGGTATTGATGGCGATACCGCTATTATTGGCGCAACCCGTGATGACGAAGCAGGGCTGGATGCCGGTGCCGCCTATGTCTTTATACGAAACGGGATCCGATGGACATTCCAAGAAAAACTCCTCGGTAACAATACGGAATCAGAGGATAACTTCGGATACGCAGTTGATGTTGATGGTGATTTCGCGATTGTAACCTCACCTAAAAATAAAGGTCAAGGTGCCGCTTACATCTATCAGCGCGAGGGTGGCAAATGGCAACAAAAAAGAAACCGGATCCGGATCCGTATGATTCCCATTGATCCAGATGGTGCATCCTCCTTCGGTACCTCTGTTGACATCAGTGGCGAAACTGCCGTTATTGGAGCGGTCGGCGGTCGGGTCGGTCAAGACCTCGTCGGTGCCGCTTATGTCTTTACACGAAACGAACCACCCTTCTGGAACCAACACACAAAACTCGTCGCCAGTGATAGTAATGGCGGTGACCAACTCGGATATGCTGTCGCCATCAGTGGAAACGAAGTAATTGCTGGCGCACCAAAACACAGTGCTGGTGGCCTCAGTTCTGGTGCTGCCTACATCTATGAACAAAAGGAAGATGGAACCTGGATAGAGAGTATCAAATTAAGCGATGGCGAGACGGCTTCCGAAGATCAGTTTGGTATCTCTGTCGCTATTAGTGGCAATTTCGCCATTTCTGGCGCGCAACAAGATGATGATGTTGCCACGAACGCCGGTGCCGCTTATGTTTTTGAGCGGAGTGGCTCCCTATGGCTACAACGCGCGAAATTTACCGCTAACGATGCAAAGGCGGGCGATCTCTTCGGAAATACTGTTGCCATCAGTGGTGAAACCGTGGTTATTGGCGCACCTGGGGTTGATGATGCCGGACCGGAGGCGGGCGCAGCGTACGTCTTCATCTACTCAGGCGACGAATGGGTTCAACAAGCAAAATTAATCGGAGACGATACCAGCATGTTCGACCACTTCGGAACATCTGTCGCTATCCATGAAAATACCGCTGTCATCGGGGCTCACGGAAAAGATGAAGCCAGTGTGGATGCTGGTGCCGCGTACATCTTCGTCCGAAACGGGGTTTCTTGGGGACAACAGGCGAAACTTACACATCAAAACGCTGTACCCGGGGATCAGTTCGGGCATGCTGTGGCTGTTTATGGCGATAACGCACTCATCGGCGCGCATCGGAGTGACGCAACGGGCCCCGACTCTGGGGCAGCCTATGTCTTTACACGCAACGGGGGGGCATGGAGCCAAGACTTTGAACTCATCCCAAATGATAGTGGACTCGGTGATGAATTCGGTTACGCTGTGGATTTAACCGGAGGTGTCGCTATCATCGGCGCACCTAAGGAAGATCGAAGTGAACCCGACATGGGCGCAGCTTATATTTTCGTGGAGACACGAAGAGCTTGGCTACAACAGGCAAAACTGACCGCTACCGAGGCCGAGGCAGGCGACGAATTCGGGGCAGCTGTCGCTATTCACGAAGGCACGGCAGTCGTCGGGGCATGGAAGGATGATCATCCTGCACCTGAAAGCAGAGAGCAGGCACTGGTGCCACTACAGATTGACAAAGGCTCAGCCTACTCTTTTCTCAGGGATGGATTAACTTGGGTGCAGAAACGCAGGATTGTTGCAAGCGGGACAAATCGCTCCGACCTCTTCGGTGCCTCAGTTGCAATCAGAGGCGCATTCGCTATCGTCGGTGCCTCAGGCAATGATAGTGCTGGTGATAACGCTGGCTCCGCTTTTATCTATAATCCTATTGATTTGGGATTCCAAGCGGCGGATGTTCCCTTCCCCGTCGATCCAGCGTCCCAGACACTTACGACACTTGGGCACATTAAGCACACAACGGTTTTCCAGAATTACCCGAACCCTTTTAACCCTGAAACGTGGTTTCCTTACAACTTAGCAGAGCAAGCCGAGGTCAGCGTAAAAATCTACGACATCGGCGGCGGACTTGTCCGCCAGTTAAATATCGGACTACAGGCACCCGGTAATTACCAGAGTCAAGAGAAAGCCGCATATTGGGATGGTAGAGATAAATCGGAAACGCGGGTCGCAAGTGGTATCTATTTCTATACATTTACCGCTGGCGATTTCCAAAGTACCCGCCGGATGGTAATTCTCAAGTAG
- the pheA gene encoding prephenate dehydratase translates to MELTEYRDQINEIDDQILALLQERAEVSKKVGAVKAETGVAQVYVPHRQKQVIARLMAQNDGKFPEEALEAIWTEILSASRSLQEPERVAFLGPVGSFGHLAARYHFGALTEFIPIHPQVDIFTEVESGRADYGVVAIENSLQGTVRDVLERFQHTHLWICAETFQPIKQHLLSKAPLTEIRCIYSHPQPFAQCRAWLSRHLGNVEQIEVVSTSEAAQRASQEPSAAAIASELASEIYQIPIVANAIMDEPNNTTRFFIIGSQMSDPSGHDRTSLFFAVRDKIGALHQALGVLEKAQLSLTYLESLPSRVKPWEYVFFAEMKGHIADERVLVALGQLEKVCQNVNVIGSYPRGTP, encoded by the coding sequence TTGGAATTAACTGAGTACCGCGACCAGATCAACGAAATTGACGACCAGATTTTAGCACTGCTGCAGGAGCGAGCAGAGGTTTCCAAGAAGGTCGGTGCGGTGAAAGCAGAAACAGGCGTTGCGCAGGTTTATGTTCCGCATCGGCAGAAGCAAGTTATTGCACGCTTGATGGCACAGAATGATGGGAAGTTCCCCGAAGAGGCGCTGGAAGCAATCTGGACCGAAATATTATCTGCCTCCCGTTCTTTGCAGGAACCGGAGCGGGTCGCCTTTCTCGGCCCAGTTGGTAGTTTCGGACACTTGGCGGCTCGATATCATTTCGGCGCGTTAACTGAATTTATCCCTATCCATCCGCAGGTTGACATCTTTACTGAGGTTGAATCTGGTAGAGCAGATTACGGGGTGGTCGCTATCGAAAATTCGCTACAGGGCACTGTGCGGGATGTTTTAGAACGCTTCCAACACACACACTTGTGGATCTGTGCAGAGACATTTCAGCCGATAAAGCAGCACTTGTTGTCAAAGGCACCCCTCACAGAAATTCGGTGTATTTACTCGCATCCACAACCTTTCGCGCAATGTAGGGCGTGGCTAAGCAGGCATCTCGGTAATGTTGAACAGATTGAAGTTGTCAGTACATCTGAAGCCGCACAACGTGCTTCACAAGAACCATCAGCAGCTGCTATTGCAAGTGAACTCGCAAGCGAGATTTATCAGATTCCAATTGTTGCAAACGCCATTATGGATGAACCGAATAACACAACCCGCTTCTTTATCATCGGGAGTCAGATGTCGGACCCAAGCGGACATGATCGGACCTCGCTCTTTTTTGCAGTTCGAGACAAAATTGGAGCACTCCACCAAGCCCTCGGTGTTTTAGAGAAAGCCCAGTTGAGTTTAACTTATCTTGAATCTCTCCCATCACGAGTCAAACCCTGGGAGTATGTCTTCTTTGCTGAGATGAAGGGCCATATCGCTGACGAACGGGTCCTTGTGGCACTTGGGCAGCTTGAAAAAGTGTGTCAGAATGTCAATGTTATCGGATCCTATCCGCGTGGGACGCCATGA
- the queF gene encoding preQ(1) synthase produces the protein MSQHNGYDDLQTHIPELETPSIETWENQYSHRDYTIEITNLEFTAVCPKTGLPDFATLCITYVPDQHCVELKSLKEYFLFYRDVGIFHEHVVNKVLEDFVEACQPRKAEVVGNFNIRGGIKTVVRASYQK, from the coding sequence ATGAGCCAGCACAATGGTTATGACGATTTACAAACCCATATCCCTGAATTAGAAACACCTTCAATTGAGACATGGGAAAATCAGTATAGCCACCGAGATTACACCATCGAAATAACCAACCTTGAATTTACCGCCGTATGCCCCAAAACTGGGTTACCGGATTTCGCCACACTCTGCATCACCTATGTGCCAGACCAGCACTGTGTCGAACTGAAATCGTTGAAGGAGTACTTCCTCTTCTACCGAGATGTCGGCATCTTCCATGAGCACGTCGTAAATAAGGTATTAGAGGATTTTGTTGAAGCCTGCCAGCCACGGAAGGCAGAAGTCGTCGGCAACTTCAACATCCGCGGCGGTATTAAAACAGTCGTGCGGGCAAGTTATCAGAAATGA
- a CDS encoding UPF0182 family protein, protein MDSRTKRFVITIVILAVVGGLGALWVNLYPDFLWFKMVNYFGVFYKILETKIFVGVIVGVCYLVILLANLALIYRFTPAHLSPAFMGGAEFAGESTSDPGATRRMIYGGLTLLAILFSILMGYTASDRWEIYLRFFNSDELVFPAATPISVEGTIDTNEIPVSQLELQAKHIKVGDPVNVQIDGINQEARVEAVLENAIRLNTSVQIEPGQKAFFISPARDPIFKKDVAFYVFKMPLERYICGTLFGIFMLVTIFATVIYFFHGLITGDTSQFRFRPPFSVKAHLFTLVGVTLLCRAWNYQFAMYDLLYASNEVVRGGGGYAAIQARLPILNIMLWLTVLCALVFIVSIFLKRNSFAFGGFVVFLIAGFLGQVYPAAIQSWRVEPNKQVLEADYINYNIKATLEAYGLAENTVTEEEYPLTEQLSYEDITSQENKPVFNSIRLWDWRPLRRTFRQLQELRSQYDFNDVDIDRYVVDGEIRQVMLSGRELNINELPVEIRNDWYKQTYTYTHGYGAVVSPVNEIDNGKPNMYIQGLPPIDYKEQWQHRFSETPGPRIYYGERTNRYVIVHPDRTQGLEFDYPQEGQQYAEYAYQGEGGVRLNSFWRKMVYMLKFDNEINFVLPGEISSTSRILYNRNIKERIQKIAPFLRYDGDPYIVIHNSRLVWMIDAYTITHRYPYSVSMREFDDERRRRLPNAQRDDESWGNYIRNSVKVVVDAYDGTADFYIMDRERDPIVECYRRIFPALFKPFEEMPDELKAHIRYPMAMFLIQARVYQDYHMKDPVTFYAGEDKWEIGRELYDNTDAQTQQVPQQPRSPFVPQQQTVQRSAAEGQPVEPYYVVLRLPGQEKAEFMLMLPFTPLNKPNLTAWLSARCDLPQYGQLLVYRFPKGRQIAGPMQVENFISQEPEISQQISLWNTQGSRVLRGNLLILPMNNSLLYVEPIYIQSEDEKTAIPELRRVVIGYENEVVWGASLEEALLKMFGQGTRFETTETDTLTARQTETPETATDPSADQTSLGLAKQANLYFNQSQTAQRTGDWAEYGRLQQLLGETLQQLEENTQ, encoded by the coding sequence ATGGATTCACGAACCAAACGTTTTGTTATCACTATCGTCATTCTTGCTGTTGTGGGTGGGCTCGGCGCGCTCTGGGTGAACCTTTACCCTGATTTCCTATGGTTTAAGATGGTGAACTATTTCGGAGTTTTCTATAAAATCCTTGAAACGAAAATCTTCGTCGGTGTAATTGTTGGGGTCTGTTACTTAGTTATTCTTTTAGCAAACCTTGCCTTGATCTATCGATTTACGCCAGCACACCTGAGTCCCGCTTTTATGGGCGGTGCTGAATTCGCAGGCGAATCCACAAGCGATCCCGGTGCCACGCGAAGAATGATTTACGGTGGACTTACACTCCTCGCTATACTTTTCAGTATCTTGATGGGCTATACTGCAAGCGATCGATGGGAAATTTATCTACGTTTCTTCAACTCTGACGAACTCGTTTTCCCGGCTGCCACCCCTATTAGCGTGGAAGGAACTATTGACACAAACGAAATACCTGTCTCGCAATTGGAACTCCAAGCAAAACATATAAAAGTTGGAGACCCAGTCAACGTTCAGATAGACGGCATAAATCAGGAGGCACGCGTTGAAGCCGTACTGGAAAACGCGATCCGATTGAACACCAGTGTCCAAATAGAACCCGGACAAAAAGCGTTTTTTATCTCCCCCGCACGCGATCCAATTTTCAAAAAGGATGTCGCCTTCTACGTTTTCAAAATGCCGTTAGAACGCTACATCTGTGGGACGCTTTTCGGTATCTTTATGCTGGTGACAATATTTGCGACCGTCATCTATTTCTTCCACGGGCTTATCACAGGCGATACCAGTCAGTTCCGGTTCCGTCCACCTTTCAGCGTTAAAGCCCATCTGTTTACGCTTGTCGGTGTGACACTGCTTTGCAGAGCATGGAACTACCAATTCGCTATGTACGACCTACTGTATGCTTCAAACGAGGTTGTCCGCGGCGGTGGCGGATACGCCGCCATACAAGCACGCCTTCCTATATTGAATATTATGCTCTGGCTTACTGTCCTCTGCGCCTTGGTCTTCATCGTTAGCATCTTCTTGAAACGCAATTCCTTCGCTTTTGGTGGATTTGTTGTATTTCTAATCGCTGGCTTCCTCGGACAAGTCTACCCGGCTGCTATACAAAGTTGGCGGGTTGAACCCAATAAACAGGTTTTAGAAGCAGACTACATCAACTATAACATCAAAGCGACACTCGAAGCTTACGGTTTAGCCGAGAACACGGTAACCGAAGAAGAGTATCCACTGACCGAGCAGCTCAGTTACGAGGACATAACCAGCCAGGAAAACAAACCTGTTTTCAACAGTATCCGCCTCTGGGACTGGAGGCCTTTGCGTAGGACCTTTCGACAACTCCAAGAATTGCGCTCGCAGTACGATTTCAACGATGTCGATATTGATCGCTATGTGGTTGATGGTGAAATTCGACAAGTGATGCTCTCAGGACGCGAACTCAATATTAACGAACTGCCCGTAGAAATCAGAAACGATTGGTATAAGCAGACCTATACCTACACTCACGGATACGGGGCTGTCGTTAGTCCTGTTAACGAAATTGATAACGGCAAACCCAATATGTATATCCAAGGGTTGCCACCCATTGACTATAAGGAGCAGTGGCAACACCGGTTTAGCGAAACGCCAGGACCCCGTATCTATTATGGTGAACGCACAAATCGCTATGTCATCGTGCACCCGGACCGGACCCAAGGACTTGAGTTTGACTATCCACAAGAAGGACAACAATACGCCGAATACGCATATCAGGGAGAAGGCGGTGTCCGCCTGAACTCTTTCTGGCGGAAAATGGTGTACATGCTCAAGTTTGATAACGAAATTAACTTCGTTCTACCCGGTGAAATTTCATCAACGAGCCGAATCCTTTACAATCGGAATATCAAAGAACGCATTCAGAAAATCGCACCTTTTTTGCGATACGATGGAGATCCCTACATCGTTATCCATAACAGTAGACTCGTCTGGATGATTGATGCTTATACGATCACACATCGCTACCCTTACTCTGTCTCTATGAGAGAATTCGACGACGAGAGAAGAAGGCGACTCCCAAATGCACAACGGGACGATGAGTCGTGGGGCAACTACATCCGAAACTCTGTTAAAGTCGTTGTTGATGCTTACGATGGCACCGCCGACTTTTACATTATGGACCGGGAACGGGATCCAATTGTGGAATGTTATCGAAGAATCTTTCCAGCCCTTTTTAAGCCCTTTGAAGAGATGCCCGATGAACTCAAAGCACATATTCGGTACCCCATGGCTATGTTCCTCATCCAAGCCCGGGTCTATCAGGATTACCACATGAAGGATCCAGTAACCTTCTATGCCGGTGAAGATAAATGGGAAATCGGAAGAGAACTCTACGACAATACAGATGCACAAACACAGCAAGTACCACAACAGCCGAGGAGTCCATTCGTTCCACAACAGCAGACCGTTCAACGTTCAGCCGCCGAAGGGCAACCCGTTGAACCTTACTACGTCGTTCTCAGGCTACCCGGGCAAGAGAAAGCCGAATTTATGTTGATGCTGCCTTTCACACCGCTCAACAAACCGAACCTTACCGCATGGCTGTCCGCGCGATGTGATCTGCCTCAATATGGGCAGCTCCTCGTCTATCGCTTCCCCAAAGGGCGGCAAATAGCAGGACCGATGCAGGTAGAAAACTTCATTAGCCAAGAGCCTGAAATTTCTCAGCAGATTAGCCTCTGGAATACGCAAGGTTCTCGTGTTCTACGTGGAAATTTACTGATTCTCCCGATGAATAACTCGCTGCTCTATGTTGAACCTATCTACATTCAATCTGAAGATGAAAAAACCGCTATTCCCGAATTAAGACGGGTCGTCATCGGATATGAAAACGAGGTCGTCTGGGGGGCAAGCCTTGAGGAGGCACTCCTCAAAATGTTCGGACAGGGAACACGATTTGAAACCACAGAGACGGACACTCTCACTGCGAGGCAAACTGAAACGCCTGAAACCGCAACTGATCCGAGCGCAGATCAGACCTCATTAGGACTCGCTAAGCAAGCGAACCTCTATTTCAATCAGTCACAAACAGCGCAGCGCACTGGCGATTGGGCAGAATACGGACGGTTGCAGCAACTTTTAGGGGAGACCTTGCAGCAACTCGAAGAAAATACACAGTAA